The stretch of DNA ttgaaaataaaatatgagagaaaacagttaagacttcagagttatctattttttggattgacttttcttattaactattttaatcatgcaagatttaattcatgacaAACTATATGTGAATAGACCTTAAtttcttagaccttcctagtcttctctaaaattcattaactgccaattccttggtcatttaattccaattagaagctgcatgatcaaattccagtttatatgccacaaaaattctaattatccaaaaataagaggattatatgtcatgtatcccgttaaagccagataattaaaatttaggagaaattgttttcaaactgttgctcaagtaaagagcttttccaagttatacaagaactcaattagaacatgtacttctgttccacccaaattcatcaaataaagaacaaaaacaattcttgaaatataaatcaaaacatgaataaaaaaataatatcaatccatacaatagacagacctcctaaccttaacagtggaggtttagttgctcatggttcagaaaAAAAACTATGATTCAGGTAAATTGTAAAAGTACAGAATTAATCTCTcccccaaagaagaaaaatttcccctttttataactaatcctaattaatttaaaatataaaattaaaactaaataatatctttttcctattttaaaatagaattcaaatttaaatcagaattaattatggCAATCAGCAAGTCTTCAATTAATGGATGGAGACCACTTGATTCCTTCACTCTGCAACCTCTGATATGTGCTttttgggctgaaaattgggtcaaaagtagcccagaaatcgcctccagcgttttatgcattttctgcacgtgtcgcatgtcacgcgtacgcatcagtcacgcgtacgcttcGATCGTCTTTTTCGcgtgtcacgcatacgcgtcaagTACGCGCACGCATCAACTACGCGCCCGCGTCGCcgtgcaaatcttcaaatcacacgtacgcgtcagccacgcgcacacgtcgccatgaaaagctccaaatcacacgcacgcgtcaagtacgcgcacgcgtcgcttcTTGCtagttttctcttttaatttttgtgcagcagaaactccatcaaatccagctgaatgctacctaaaataaatagaattgcacaagactcaaagtaacatccatattggctaaaaaataattaaacattgattaaactcaacaatttaagtgcaaattcactaggaaaagacaagaaagatgctcacgcatcattgTCCCCACACCACTGGTGGTTGATTGGTTGTGGTCGCTGCTGCAAGTTGTAACCCATCCATTCTCTTTGACATCATTTCAATTTGTTGTTGAAGTTGCTAGAGCAtaatcttgttttgagccaagaTTGTATCAACTCCTTCAAGCTCAAATACACCTCTCTTGGGAGTAGCTTGTCTTTCAGAGGAGTAGAAATACTCATTGTTAACCACCATGTCTATGAGATCATATGCTTTTTGAGCAATCTTCATCATTTGCAAAGATCCTCCTAAAGAATAATCTAAGGCTTTCTTTGAACTCATGGACAAGCCCTCATAGAAATTTTGGAGCTCAACATATTCACTGAACATTCCTTATGGGCATCTTCTAATCAAAGCTTTatacctctcccaagcttcatataaTGATTCTCCTtcttgttgcctgaaggtttgaacatcagTTTTCAGTTTAATGACTCTTTTAGGGGGGTAGAATATGGCTAGGAACTTGCTAACAAAATCATCCCAGTtagggtggactccattggttTTAACAATGTCACATTCTCAAAAACACAAAGAGATGTTGGTTTGGGTCTTCAGCAACACTTCATCCATATTGGCAATTATTTTGAACTAGAGTGATAAGTTGGGGCTTGAGTTCAAAGTTATTAGCATGGACATTGGGGGTTAGGATACTGCTCCCACAATTTCTTGGGTTAGGGATGGTGTAGGAGACTAGAACTCTCCTTTAGGGCTGGCCATTGTTGTTGGCCACCTCCATTGGTGGATTAGGGAGGTTGccctccatctcttgatcttcctcttctaattcttcttctctaattattcccttccctcttgcttctcttTTCAATCTCAAGAATGTTCTCTCTGGTTTAGAATCAAAGGAGGTGGATgcacctcttcttcctcctggcatacaacacaaaacaaaccaaaacaaaacaGAGCACTCTGTTGCTTAGAGTGATGTTAAGGTTAGTAGAAACAAaatctcaaacagttagtgtgcttgataaaaaaaataaaagaaaaaatgcttaatctagattatcacctacttaatcattgtcgatctTAATCAATCCacgacaacggtgccaaaaacttgatgggaaAAAAACGATTCtacacaaactaaccggcaagtgtattgggtcgtatcaagtagtaataactcacaaaagcgaggtcgatcccacagggattgatggatcaaacaACTTTAGTATGGTGATTAGTCTAGTCAAGCGAATATTGGTGAATTGAGTGAAATTTGATCAAACAGAATGAAAATTGCAggaaacttaaatggcaagaaaagtaaattgctgaaacttaaaatgcaagataTTAAAAGaactgaatcttaaattgcaagaaattaaaattgcagATTCTAAAATGTatggaaacttaaattgcatgaataataaagggaattgggtgcaGGGGATCAAAACAGAAATAGACAATTGCAATAGAAGTAAGTCAGAGAGAGCTAAAATagagaaattcaaaaaaagTGATTCATCAaggattggagatatcataatccaaCATGAATCAATTGAGTCTCAACTcccttctcaatcatatgagtgGATCTATGGcgaattgaaattgattggatcccaattctttggcaatccaatctctctaatcacaatcaatcttgccaatttcttgatctaatttTCATGAGAAGAGTTAAAGCACATTCTCttatccataagccacacaaatGCAAGCAATTTTTTAAGCTAATTACTAATAAAATAGCCAAAACACAATTGTAGATTATACTTTCCATTTAGCCTAGCACACCATAATGTTCCTAGCAATTGTAGCCaattcattatttatttcttcCCAAATTGCTGTCTTAAATGTTGAACATTGCAGCTGCCTATTCTTCACTCTCGTACATGTAACTATTAGCAATAGTTGTGGAAGTAAAGCAAAACCTAGCCTCTTAAAAAAACTCCAACACCATGCTAGAGAAACATTGGTAGAAATCAAAATCTCCAAAATGGCAATTTGAAAACAGAAACACAGAGAAAAAAGAATgtttcatttttattaaaatcaaacaaacatgttTTCATCTCTATTTTCATTTGAAGTGAAAATGAAAACTGAAAACACTCAAAAAAACACCACCATACTTTCCTGTGAAGAAATGCGGAACACAAAAAATTTCGGGTACTAGCCTAATGCCTGTGATACTCTTTTCTGATCTACAGATTCTATCTCAGCACAATCGCACACACTATCCTACACTAATCATGAACCACGAGGAGATTGTTCTCATAACCTTTATTGGTAACAACAATAGGCAGCAGTGGATCAACTTTCCATTCACCATCAACAATGAATTTGATCTGTTACAAGAATCAAACATTTGAATGCTTACTATATCTTATCTGGATTGTAAAACAAATAGTTGAAATGCGACTAACCTCGTATTTTCCAGGATATAGCAGCAAGTTCAAAGAAAATATGCCGGTATTTGATTTCTCCATTTTTCTCTGCAATATAATACGGTTAATTATTGGTGTATTTTATGCTAAGTGTAAGGATCTAAAATGCCTGAATCTATACAACaaaacaatattaaaataaaaaaaatcttttgcaAAAGTAATCATTGCATCATTAAAATCAGAGACAACTCAAAATTGTAGAATACATCCTCGAAAGGGAAGAACAATGAATCAGGTGAAAGTAATGAGCTAAGAACTCACTAAATTAGGTCCTTACGGTCACAGCTGTCCTTAatttctattccttctttccatagtattttttttttaaagtaaaacgACCAGAATACATTTTTGAGGGTTCAAGGTTGTGCACAACCCCTCATCCGCATCCACATGCTAGGCATAACATTTTCAAATACACATAGTACTACTTCTCAAAGTCAGAATCATGATTAAACCCATCTTGAGAAAATATTCATTATCTATCAACCAAAATCATGAAAGAGGTCTGACCTGAGTGGACCAACCATCAAAGGATCCTACTAAATATATTTGTGAAGATGGATTATGCCAAACTACACAAATCGTCTTCAGAGTTTGCAAGGCTCTGTGAGCATTATTAATCCTCTTCTGCTTCTCTTCAACAATTTTGTGTGCATCCCTGGGAAAACATGGGATTGTCAAGGTTTACGTAACACACAATATATATAAGACAATGGTTGAGTGGAGTTGAGGGTACATTATTGCCAATGACATCTTTCCTTCTAATACTGACAACTTAGCACGTATGGAGCGCAGTCTGTCCTGAGCATTCATTATCTCAGTTTCTTGGAATTCCCAAGCATCGGAATACTCTGCTAGATCATCTGATGAGTTCTTCTGATCCTATAAAAGAATATACAGCACCCAACTCAGATCCCAACTCAGATTAATTTAGTATCCTGAAGTTACATACTAATGCTTTAACAACCCAAAAACTGCTAAAGAAAGAgcaatgattattattattattttgaggtGGTTTACAATTGACAGCAATGTGTTGGATTCTTCAACAAAAGATAGACCCACTAccgaaagaaaaataataataataataataattttcataACAAGTTAACTGGTAACACAGAAAATTTAAGTACATTCACACTGTTTGGCTTATAACAGACTGTATGTATCCTTTTGTCATTCATTTCCCAGCCCTATCGCAGTAATTCTATTTTCCTATCATTCCTCATACAAAGTATTCAGCTTCTAAGTCTAACTACTCAACATGCATTAAAAATGGGTACATGAATTTGCTAACCGAAAAGCTACTACCCTCTACCCAAAaagccaaaaaagaaaaaaaagaaaaaagtgattTATAAATTAAGACTGACTACATGGAAAAGAATGGGAGAGGTAAATGAGATTCAAAAGAAGCAGGTATGTAAATCTCATGCTATTTATTTCGTTCTTATGTAGCAGCTGTATATGATCATACAGATATCAGTTGATCCTGTCCAGATTAAGAAACAAcctgaaaataaaatacattacCTTCAAAAGCTACATTTGAAGAACCATTCCTCTGGATAATCCAACTTCTCCATGTGTCGGGCTCAAGGGAGTTTCTTAAATTTTCACTGCCTAATTGAGATCTGTGCTGATCAAGTTTGATCAAACCACCATGAAGAGTACTTACTGTATCTTTATCTTCACTGTTTCTGGAAGGATCACTTTCATCTTTCTCTGTTAACCCAAGTCCAAAGGAATTACTTCTCTGTCTCTCCAGCCGATTCAATATACCCTCAATGCCTGACTCCTCAACTTCGATATCCCTGTTAAACAGAAGATCACATTCAAAAATAGTTCTCGTACAATACACTTACCATTAGAACAAAAGCCATAACTGATGACAAGGCAATTTATTTCTTTCGAATTTCTTAGAGGATGGCACCcgttgtggaaaagatggttgaatcgcgtctcaggtggtttggacatgtgagaagaagaccgataggacatccagtcaggagggtggatgagatggaaaatgaacaaagggcgaaaggcagaagaagacctaagaagatcatccatgaggtggtcaaacgagatctatatgtaaacggtctctctgtagacatgatacatgacagagcacaatggcgtcctttgattcatgtagccgaccccacttagtgggacaaggctttattgttgttgttgttgttgtatggcACCCGTTCAGGGCACCGAGTCAGCATGTTAAACTCCTCAAATCCTAATGGTAAGACTAGCCAAATAAAGCCAAACGTTCCACTCTAATATCAGCTGCAGCATTGAACCCATGATTTTGTTTTGAtataatttgatggatcaaatGCTTACTCCCACGTCAAAATTATAGCTAATAGATATGGCGTGACTAGTtcccaaaattttttcaaagtcACCATCTATCTAGAAGAGCTGCCACCTATTCTTGGGCAACAACAGCCGCTATGTTAAAAGTATCTAATTCTACAACTGACAACATTAACCAAATAAAGCCAACAAAACTTGTTACCATTTGCAGTCCACATGGGACTGCTCCCTGGCAGCTCTTACCGTCTCAAATCTAAGAAACTAAACTGAGGCACTAGCTCATAACTGCGGGAACAATGAAAGCATAGATAAAATGTTCCAAATTTGAAAACTTTAGAACTCTTCTTAGGTCCGTTAAACCATTCAGGCAAAAACATCCAAGGGAAAAGAAACCCAAAACAAacacaagaaaacaaaaaaaaataaggcAAAGtagtgataatgataataatacgAGGGTAGGTCCAATATTATAGCAAGAttcttcaataaaaaaaaaaggacacATCTTAAGGAGATTCTCACATTGATTTGGCTTGCTTGCAAGAGTTATCGCCAtcagaagaggaagaaaaccCAGAAGCCATTGATGCTTGACCATGAATCTCAGCAACAGAAGCACCATCAAAATCGTAACTTTCACGTGACCCACGATCCAAATCCCAGCCATAAACAAGATAGCATTCTTTGGTAACAATGGCATCAATCAAATCAACCCTCCCAGCAGCCACCAGCTCCTCCCTCGTCGGAAATGCTGATGATTTCGTGGAACTCCGCATGAACTCAAGAATCTCCGCCTCCAGAGGAGAGAACACTTCCTCTTCGGCCCCACCCAAGTCCTCCTTGCAGCAAAGACCCTTCCTCCCTTTTTTCTTCCTCAGTGATTTCTCCTCCTGCACGTGGAGCTGCACCTGGAGCCTCTTGGCGGTGGTGTACtggaaggagaagatgaagggaGGAGTTAACTGAAAGAGGGTGTGGTggtggcggtggcggtggcGGTGGGGAAGAGTGGGAGAAGCAATTGTTGAATTCTGTTCTGAGCTGCCGATTTCTTGGTGAGAAAATTGAGGCTCTGCTATGCGAGCTTAGAACAAGAGAAAAGTGAAATTTGCATTGGTGGGAAATCTGCTTATTTCAAAGGCTGAAGGTGCAGCCATATATAGCATAACAAACTCTGCTACAAGATCCAAACTAATTAATGAACCAATGCAATATTCTCT from Arachis duranensis cultivar V14167 chromosome 4, aradu.V14167.gnm2.J7QH, whole genome shotgun sequence encodes:
- the LOC107485831 gene encoding protein FLOURY ENDOSPERM 6, chloroplastic (The sequence of the model RefSeq protein was modified relative to this genomic sequence to represent the inferred CDS: added 68 bases not found in genome assembly), whose translation is MHSLTTAPSFSSLSFHFFPHRHRHRHRHRHHHTLFQLTPPFIFSFQYTTAKRLQVQLHVQEEKSLRKKKGRKGLCCKEDLGGAEEEVFSPLEAEILEFMRSSTKSSAFPTREELVAAGRVDLIDAIVTKECYLVYGWDLDRGSRESYDFDGASVAEIHGQASMASGFSSSSDGDNSCKQAKSMDIEVEESGIEGILNRLERQRSNSFGLGLTEKDESDPSRNSEDKDTVSTLHGGLIKLDQHRSQLGSENLRNSLEPDTWRSWIIQRNGSSNVAFEGNVFYFQVVSDQKNSSDDLAEYSDAWEFQETEIMNAQDRLRSIRAKLSVLEGKMSLAIMDAHKIVEEKQKRINNAHRALQTLKTICVVWHNPSSQIYLVGSFDGWSTQRKMEKSNTGIFSLNLLLYPGKYEIKFIVDGEWKVDPLLPIVVTNKGYENNLLVVHD